From a single Micromonospora sp. WMMD1102 genomic region:
- a CDS encoding lasso peptide biosynthesis B2 protein: MLRHDPRRLGVRRRLTVRAAVVVARLLAVQKPDRIRLVLRRLSRGARPASRAEAAAARRDTVTTSAFCSGPVGCLPRSIATVLLCRLAGSWPVWHAGVRRYPPFGAHAWVSVDGIPVDEPYPEDFHIPLLTVAVDDRPEPG, from the coding sequence GTGCTCAGACACGACCCCCGGCGCCTCGGCGTGCGGCGGCGGCTGACCGTGCGTGCGGCAGTCGTCGTGGCCCGGTTGCTGGCCGTGCAGAAGCCCGACCGCATCCGTCTGGTGCTGCGTCGGCTCAGCCGTGGCGCGCGGCCGGCGAGTCGGGCGGAGGCCGCCGCCGCACGCCGGGACACCGTGACGACGAGCGCCTTCTGTAGCGGTCCGGTGGGTTGCCTGCCACGCTCGATCGCCACCGTGCTGCTGTGCCGGCTGGCGGGCAGTTGGCCGGTCTGGCACGCCGGGGTACGCCGGTATCCGCCCTTCGGCGCGCATGCCTGGGTGTCGGTGGACGGCATTCCGGTGGACGAGCCGTATCCGGAGGACTTCCATATCCCGCTGCTGACCGTCGCCGTCGACGACCGACCGGAACCCGGATGA
- a CDS encoding AMP-binding protein, whose amino-acid sequence MAPLGETSYSFMSSGSTATPNRIVRSMHATSVDSPRIADAVYQGQHGVVLAAPCFHLYGFSHLVAALGRGLRVWAVRPSASLSVLAAAVDRPDVQVFTGLPFHLDLILRSSSTGVLSGLSAFLSSAGRLSRSAVDQSLAAALPLHNIYGSTETGTLAIGDVRAVPDPFGYVGQPLPGVEIRLARSADPDEGLLHVRTDGLADGIIRNDDYSRTGGGRMVPQHRHRADGPEGCLARRSAGRVPEGRGHPGKLRTHP is encoded by the coding sequence GTGGCGCCGCTGGGAGAGACCTCCTACAGCTTCATGTCGTCCGGCTCGACCGCCACGCCGAACCGGATCGTCCGGAGTATGCACGCCACCTCGGTGGACAGCCCGCGGATCGCCGACGCCGTCTACCAGGGACAGCACGGCGTGGTGCTGGCCGCCCCGTGCTTCCACCTGTACGGGTTCAGCCACCTCGTGGCCGCGTTGGGAAGAGGACTCCGGGTGTGGGCGGTCAGGCCCAGTGCCAGCCTGTCGGTACTCGCTGCCGCGGTCGATCGACCCGACGTCCAGGTGTTCACCGGCCTCCCCTTCCACCTGGACCTCATCCTCCGGTCGAGTAGCACAGGTGTCCTCTCCGGACTGTCCGCGTTCCTGTCGTCGGCAGGCAGGCTGAGCAGATCTGCGGTCGACCAGTCCCTGGCCGCCGCCCTGCCCCTGCACAACATCTACGGTTCCACCGAGACGGGGACCCTGGCCATCGGTGACGTACGAGCAGTGCCGGACCCCTTCGGCTACGTCGGCCAACCACTGCCCGGGGTCGAGATCCGGCTGGCCCGGAGCGCCGACCCCGACGAGGGTCTGCTACACGTCCGGACCGACGGACTGGCCGACGGGATCATCCGGAACGACGACTATTCCCGGACTGGCGGTGGACGGATGGTTCCCCAGCACAGACATCGGGCGGATGGGCCCGAAGGGTGTCTGGCTCGTCGGTCGGCAGGCCGAGTTCCTGAAGGTCGCGGGCACCCGGGTAAGTTGCGCACGCATCCGTGA
- a CDS encoding MauE/DoxX family redox-associated membrane protein — protein MSTVLGYVSLLCRGTLVVVFALSVVGKLRSRAAYAGFRDATWRLTGLSAERTAALARLVVAGEVTVALTASAGPFCSAGVGLAGVLLVGFTWALVRSPESGRALECGCFGSVVSATRRTAIARNVLLLAVVAGGIASTRLRTGAAPLGWDAALVCAVGAVALAVVITRLDEITSLFSARL, from the coding sequence ATGAGCACCGTGCTCGGGTACGTCTCGCTGCTCTGCCGTGGCACCCTCGTCGTGGTGTTCGCGCTCTCCGTGGTCGGCAAGCTGCGCAGCCGGGCGGCCTACGCCGGGTTCCGGGACGCCACCTGGCGGTTGACGGGACTGTCTGCGGAACGGACGGCGGCGCTGGCCCGGCTCGTCGTGGCCGGCGAGGTCACCGTGGCGCTGACCGCGTCCGCCGGCCCGTTCTGCAGTGCCGGAGTCGGTCTGGCCGGTGTGCTGCTGGTCGGTTTCACCTGGGCGCTGGTGCGATCACCGGAGTCGGGGCGGGCGCTGGAGTGCGGGTGCTTCGGCTCGGTGGTCTCCGCCACCCGGCGTACGGCGATTGCCCGCAACGTCCTGCTGCTGGCCGTGGTGGCCGGCGGCATCGCGAGTACCCGACTCCGGACCGGGGCCGCACCGCTGGGCTGGGACGCCGCCCTGGTGTGTGCGGTCGGCGCCGTCGCGCTGGCCGTGGTGATCACCCGGCTGGACGAGATCACCTCCCTGTTCTCCGCTCGCCTGTGA
- a CDS encoding YeeE/YedE thiosulfate transporter family protein gives MRTRGGLLLANVIAGLALGFTVTNIGFGDYAELNRMFTFQDLRMFFAFAGGVGLIVVVFALFRVRRSPGRIHPGVIPGAVLFGGGWALSGGCPAIPIIQVASGYLPALVTIVGIVVGTRLCRWVNARYLHLDVGSCGR, from the coding sequence ATGCGTACCCGGGGTGGACTCCTGCTCGCCAACGTCATCGCCGGGCTCGCCCTCGGCTTCACCGTCACCAACATCGGCTTCGGCGACTACGCCGAGCTGAACCGCATGTTCACCTTCCAGGACCTGCGGATGTTCTTCGCCTTCGCCGGCGGTGTCGGGCTGATCGTCGTGGTCTTCGCCCTGTTCCGGGTCCGTCGTTCGCCGGGCCGCATCCATCCGGGCGTGATACCCGGCGCGGTCCTGTTCGGCGGCGGCTGGGCGCTCTCCGGCGGCTGCCCGGCGATCCCGATCATCCAGGTGGCCAGCGGCTACCTTCCGGCGCTTGTCACGATCGTGGGCATCGTGGTCGGTACCCGACTCTGCCGCTGGGTGAACGCCAGGTACCTCCACCTCGACGTCGGGTCATGTGGCCGGTGA
- a CDS encoding lasso peptide biosynthesis PqqD family chaperone, translating to MTWKLPDRVSWTPTEYGGVLLDAASGEYWTLNPTGAVVLGSLLAGGNPEQAAARLAAEFDGDPAVMAAEVPELIAELAAAGLVVAG from the coding sequence ATGACCTGGAAGTTGCCCGACCGGGTGTCCTGGACACCGACGGAGTACGGCGGCGTGCTGCTGGACGCCGCCTCCGGCGAGTACTGGACGCTCAATCCGACCGGGGCGGTGGTGCTCGGCTCGCTGCTGGCCGGCGGGAACCCCGAGCAGGCGGCGGCCCGGCTCGCGGCGGAGTTCGACGGCGACCCGGCGGTGATGGCCGCCGAGGTGCCGGAGCTGATCGCCGAGTTGGCGGCGGCCGGACTGGTGGTCGCGGGGTGA
- a CDS encoding YeeE/YedE thiosulfate transporter family protein gives MSNYWPWWAGALGLAFVTINYTVSTDRSFGVSSAWERVLHWRDERRAERLEAQFTDDRALTEALAAATAEHFGTRPGAPSRPSVADPGPQSVGPHAGPPAAVPAVEPDLGTRAASGAPRPAHLVTQAALLLSIFLGGLLAAVTAGRFDLRLDMGDGFREIVTDSPPQMVGTLFVGGILVGFGTRLAGGCSSGHGLNGCGRLHPDSLVATAVFFGAAVAVSFLLWKVV, from the coding sequence ATGAGCAACTACTGGCCCTGGTGGGCAGGCGCACTCGGCCTGGCCTTCGTCACCATCAACTACACCGTCAGCACCGACCGGTCCTTCGGCGTCTCCTCCGCGTGGGAACGGGTGCTGCACTGGCGGGACGAGCGCCGTGCCGAACGGCTGGAGGCACAGTTCACCGACGATCGCGCCCTCACCGAGGCGCTCGCGGCGGCCACCGCCGAACACTTCGGAACCCGACCCGGTGCGCCGTCCCGGCCGTCGGTGGCGGACCCCGGTCCGCAGTCCGTCGGCCCGCACGCCGGGCCGCCGGCCGCCGTCCCGGCCGTCGAACCGGATTTGGGTACCCGGGCCGCGTCCGGCGCACCGCGTCCGGCGCACCTGGTCACCCAGGCCGCGCTGCTGCTCTCGATCTTCCTGGGCGGGCTGCTGGCGGCGGTCACGGCCGGCCGGTTCGACCTTCGGCTGGACATGGGGGACGGCTTCCGCGAGATCGTCACCGACAGTCCACCGCAGATGGTCGGCACGCTCTTCGTCGGCGGCATCCTGGTCGGTTTCGGCACCCGTCTGGCCGGTGGATGTTCCTCCGGTCACGGGCTCAACGGCTGTGGCCGGCTCCATCCGGACAGCCTCGTCGCGACGGCCGTCTTCTTCGGCGCCGCCGTCGCCGTGTCGTTCCTGCTCTGGAAGGTCGTGTGA